From a region of the uncultured Desulfovibrio sp. genome:
- a CDS encoding bifunctional 2-polyprenyl-6-hydroxyphenol methylase/3-demethylubiquinol 3-O-methyltransferase UbiG, which yields MLFSRSVVKEVPLKKILLGGENDLPGYKYSLMTGNFVRPSTRVEDGPHALLLKQYDKIGDSIFDDEIFKKTDYYINARDCIELFGEYFPKITSEDKILNCAQRFVKLYKNESVDGFLSEGHSKDGEIIELAPIQDSDCYQLIQGNHRCAFAVASGKSHIKAKILKKKITRTPVQFLLENLQWEDGDRILYQPLACPELESRWVLARRCSDRFGKMHSFLKKNCSDARSVLDLGSYYGWFVNEFGKAGYDAFGVEKDNTAIMVGNIFFEKTRNKIFKNEIVRFLTTCEQYDAVCCLSIMHHFVTGRIPGVAEHMLHLLDDATKSVLFFEMADSHEQWFAESLAGWTVDSIEAWVLKNSTFEHAVRLGADNDGVGAFKGNFGRTLIAFTR from the coding sequence GTATTCATTGATGACTGGAAATTTCGTGCGTCCTTCCACTCGTGTAGAAGATGGGCCGCATGCGCTTTTGTTGAAGCAGTATGATAAAATTGGCGATAGTATATTCGACGATGAGATATTTAAAAAAACTGACTATTACATTAATGCTAGAGATTGCATTGAGCTTTTTGGAGAGTATTTTCCGAAAATTACCTCTGAAGACAAAATATTAAATTGCGCACAACGCTTTGTAAAGCTTTATAAAAATGAGTCAGTAGATGGATTTTTGTCCGAGGGGCACTCCAAGGATGGTGAAATTATAGAGTTGGCGCCGATTCAAGACTCTGACTGTTATCAGCTTATACAAGGTAATCATCGGTGTGCATTTGCAGTCGCGTCTGGGAAAAGTCATATCAAGGCAAAAATTTTAAAGAAAAAAATTACAAGGACACCAGTTCAATTTCTTTTGGAGAATTTGCAGTGGGAAGATGGTGACCGCATCCTTTACCAGCCTTTGGCGTGCCCTGAACTTGAAAGTCGTTGGGTGCTGGCTCGTCGTTGTTCGGATCGTTTTGGAAAAATGCATTCTTTTTTAAAGAAAAACTGTTCCGATGCAAGGTCAGTTTTGGATCTCGGCTCTTACTATGGTTGGTTTGTTAACGAGTTTGGTAAGGCTGGATATGACGCGTTTGGTGTTGAAAAAGACAATACAGCGATTATGGTAGGTAATATATTTTTTGAAAAAACGCGAAATAAAATTTTTAAAAATGAGATTGTGCGTTTTTTGACAACTTGCGAACAGTATGACGCAGTTTGTTGTTTAAGTATAATGCATCATTTTGTTACAGGCCGCATTCCTGGTGTCGCAGAGCACATGTTGCATCTTCTTGATGATGCAACGAAGTCTGTTTTGTTTTTTGAAATGGCAGATTCACATGAGCAGTGGTTTGCAGAGAGCTTGGCGGGCTGGACAGTAGACTCGATTGAAGCTTGGGTGCTTAAAAATTCTACATTTGAACATGCAGTCCGGCTGGGTGCAGACAATGATGGTGTTGGAGCTTTTAAAGGAAATTTTGGGAGGACTTTAATAGCTTTCACTCGCTAG